Proteins found in one Chiloscyllium plagiosum isolate BGI_BamShark_2017 unplaced genomic scaffold, ASM401019v2 scaf_8734, whole genome shotgun sequence genomic segment:
- the LOC122547042 gene encoding zinc transporter 1-like, which produces MDCEPNRARLMCMLWLTFGFFVVEVVVSRLTSSLAMLSDSFHMLSDVIALVVALIAVRFAAKTQSTAKNTFGWIRAEVMGALVNAVFLTALCFTIVLEAIERFSEPREIHNALVVTGVGAAGLLVNLLGLCMFHGSGSAAGGGAAHGHSHSHSHSHSSSESGGHWLRKKKRAEAGKLSGNGTSVRDQEEINILVSGSAINGVNPDKQDVFDLLR; this is translated from the coding sequence ATGGACTGCGAGCCGAACCGGGCGCGCCTGATGTGCATGTTATGGTTGACATTCGGCTTCTTCGTGGTGGAGGTGGTAGTGAGCCGGCTGACCAGCTCGCTGGCCATGCTGTCCGACTCCTTCCACATGCTGTCAGATGTCATCGCCCTGGTGGTGGCCCTCATCGCCGTGCGCTTCGCCGCCAAGACCCAGTCGACCGCGAAGAACACGTTCGGCTGGATCCGCGCCGAGGTGATGGGAGCGCTGGTCAACGCCGTCTTCCTGACGGCGCTCTGCTTCACCATCGTGCTGGAGGCCATCGAGCGCTTCAGCGAGCCGCGGGAGATCCACAACGCGTTGGTGGTGACCGGGGTCGGCGCCGCCGGGCTCCTGGTCAACCTCCTGGGGCTCTGTATGTTCCACGGCAGCGGCAGTGCCGCCGGCGGAGGAGCGGCCCACGGCCACTCGCACTCCCATTCACACTCTCACTCCAGCTCGGAGAGCGGGGGCCACTGGCTCCGCAAGAAGAAGAGGGCCGAGGCTGGGAAACTGTCCGGCAACGGGACGAGCGTCCGTGACCAGGAGGAGATCAACATCCTCGTCAGCGGCAGCGCCATCAATGGTGTCAACCCCGACAAGCAGGATGTATTCG